A single region of the Hyphomicrobiales bacterium genome encodes:
- the dnaE gene encoding DNA polymerase III subunit alpha — protein MIGIGFPMSVSANEIYQDVGFVHLHVHSSFSLLEGALTIAALSKMAIADGMPALALTDSNNLFGALEFSEKLSGSGIQPIAGLQLTVEFEPPDPTVRQTVIRSLPHIVLLATSETGYGNLMQLTSRAFLDSTAGEVTHVPFARLAAHSEGLIALTGGPGGPLDRALRDGQTDLASERFRRLRELFGDRLYVELQRHGTDEERAVETELLRLAYRDGVPLVATNEPYFAKAGDYEAHDALLAIAEGRLVTDDNRRRLTNAHDFKSRGAMVKLFEDLPEALRSTVEIAMRCAYRPRTRKPMLPRFSGDEAEEATELRRQAMAGLDVRLASHPPAPGLTEADYRQRLEFELSIIERMRFPGYFLIVADFIKWAKAHDIPVGPGRGSGAGSLVAYSLTITDLDPLRFGLLFERFLNPDRVSMPDFDIDFCQDRREEVISYVQQRYGEDRVAQIITFGTLQARGVMRDVGRVLEMPYGQVDKLTKLVPQNPANPVTLKKAIEDEPKLQSAAKEEPVVGRMLDIAQKLEGLHRHASTHAAGIVIGDRPLEELVPLYRDPRSGMRVSQLNMKWVEQAGLVKFDFLGLKTLTVLRTAVDLIKKKGLDIDLSTIPLDDKKTYEYLGRGETVGVFQVESAGMRKALVEMRADRLEDLIALVALYRPGPMANIPVYCSRKHGDGEPEEEWYLHEKLQPILNETFGIIIYQEQVMQVAQSLSGYSLGEADLLRRAMGKKIKAEMDAQRERFVDGAIERGLTKALADEIFDLLAKFADYGFNKSHAAAYALVSYHTGYLKANHPVEFMAASMTLELDNTDKLSEFRREAERLGIKVEPPSINRSGVVFEVHYDAAERGSIRYALAALKGVGRQAVEALVAARGDTPFRDLGDFARRFNPKLVNKRTLEALISAGAFDELEPDRARSFAAIDAITAIAARTVAAEADGQNDFFGGPTSAPEPLRIPTYVPWLPAERLQREYDAAGFFLTGHPLDEYGALLEKLRVQRWLDFAKAVRGGVNMGRLAATVLDRTERRTKSGSKMGIVNLSDQSGHFEAIIFAEGLSHFRDLLEPGKAVILLVQASAEGEEVRARIQSVEPLDSAVSKHHKSLRIFLRDEAPLPIVAERLRDRGDGDVSLVLMLEEKQEVEVKLKGRFSTTPQMASAIRAIPGVVHVEML, from the coding sequence GTGATCGGTATTGGGTTTCCGATGAGTGTTTCAGCGAACGAGATCTACCAGGACGTCGGCTTTGTGCATCTGCACGTCCATTCCTCGTTTTCGCTCCTCGAGGGCGCGCTGACCATCGCCGCCTTGTCGAAGATGGCCATTGCCGACGGTATGCCGGCCCTGGCGCTGACGGATTCCAACAATCTTTTCGGCGCCCTGGAATTTTCCGAGAAGCTCTCCGGATCCGGAATCCAGCCAATCGCGGGCTTGCAGCTCACGGTCGAATTCGAACCGCCGGACCCCACCGTGCGCCAGACGGTGATCCGCAGCCTGCCGCATATCGTGCTGCTCGCGACCAGCGAGACCGGCTACGGCAATCTGATGCAGCTCACGAGCCGCGCCTTCCTGGATTCGACGGCCGGGGAGGTGACACATGTGCCTTTCGCACGGCTGGCGGCGCATAGCGAGGGGCTGATCGCGCTCACCGGCGGACCGGGCGGCCCCCTCGACAGGGCTTTGCGCGACGGTCAGACGGACCTGGCGTCGGAGCGTTTCAGGCGCCTCAGAGAGCTGTTCGGCGACCGTCTCTATGTTGAGTTGCAACGCCATGGCACGGACGAGGAGCGTGCCGTCGAGACAGAACTGCTGCGCCTTGCCTATCGCGATGGGGTTCCACTCGTCGCCACCAACGAGCCCTATTTTGCGAAGGCGGGGGATTACGAGGCGCATGACGCGCTGCTGGCCATCGCCGAGGGGCGCCTCGTCACCGATGACAATCGCCGACGGCTCACCAATGCGCACGATTTCAAGTCGCGCGGGGCGATGGTCAAGCTGTTCGAGGATCTGCCCGAGGCGTTGCGGTCCACGGTCGAAATCGCCATGCGCTGCGCCTACCGGCCGCGCACGCGCAAGCCAATGCTCCCCCGTTTCAGCGGCGATGAGGCGGAGGAGGCGACCGAACTGCGCCGGCAGGCGATGGCCGGGCTCGATGTACGCCTTGCCTCTCATCCGCCGGCGCCCGGTCTGACCGAGGCCGATTATCGGCAGCGTCTCGAATTCGAGCTGTCGATCATCGAGCGCATGCGCTTTCCCGGGTACTTCCTGATCGTCGCCGACTTCATCAAATGGGCCAAGGCCCATGACATTCCAGTCGGCCCGGGCCGCGGCTCGGGCGCGGGCTCGCTCGTCGCCTATTCGCTCACCATCACCGACCTTGATCCGCTGCGCTTCGGCCTCCTCTTCGAGCGATTCCTCAATCCGGATCGTGTGTCGATGCCTGACTTCGACATCGATTTCTGCCAGGACCGGCGCGAGGAGGTCATCTCCTATGTGCAGCAGCGCTACGGCGAGGATCGCGTCGCGCAGATCATTACCTTCGGTACGCTGCAAGCGCGCGGGGTGATGCGCGACGTCGGCCGCGTGCTCGAGATGCCCTATGGCCAGGTCGACAAGCTGACCAAGCTCGTGCCGCAGAATCCGGCCAATCCCGTCACGCTCAAGAAGGCGATCGAAGACGAGCCCAAGCTGCAGAGCGCGGCGAAGGAGGAGCCGGTGGTCGGGCGGATGCTCGACATCGCCCAGAAGCTGGAGGGCCTGCACCGCCATGCCTCGACCCATGCGGCCGGCATTGTCATCGGCGACCGGCCGCTGGAAGAGCTGGTGCCGCTCTATCGCGATCCGCGCTCGGGCATGCGGGTCAGCCAGCTCAATATGAAGTGGGTGGAGCAGGCGGGCCTGGTGAAGTTCGACTTCCTCGGCCTGAAGACCCTCACCGTGCTGCGCACGGCGGTCGATCTCATCAAGAAGAAGGGGCTCGACATCGATCTGTCGACCATCCCTCTCGATGACAAGAAAACTTATGAATATCTCGGGCGCGGTGAAACGGTCGGCGTGTTCCAGGTGGAAAGCGCGGGCATGCGCAAGGCGCTCGTCGAGATGCGCGCCGACCGCCTGGAGGATCTGATCGCCCTCGTGGCGCTCTACCGTCCGGGCCCGATGGCCAATATCCCGGTCTATTGCTCCCGCAAACACGGGGACGGCGAACCGGAGGAGGAGTGGTACCTCCACGAGAAGCTCCAGCCGATCCTGAACGAGACCTTCGGCATCATCATCTACCAGGAACAGGTGATGCAGGTGGCGCAGTCGCTGTCGGGCTATTCGCTCGGCGAGGCCGACCTGTTGCGCCGCGCCATGGGCAAGAAGATCAAGGCGGAGATGGACGCCCAGCGCGAGCGCTTCGTGGATGGAGCCATCGAGCGCGGCCTGACCAAGGCGCTGGCCGACGAGATCTTCGACCTGCTCGCCAAATTCGCCGATTACGGCTTCAACAAGAGCCATGCGGCCGCCTATGCGCTCGTGTCCTACCACACGGGCTATCTGAAGGCGAACCATCCGGTCGAGTTCATGGCCGCATCCATGACGCTCGAACTCGACAACACCGACAAGCTGTCGGAATTCCGGCGGGAGGCCGAGCGTCTCGGCATCAAGGTCGAACCGCCGTCGATCAACCGCTCGGGCGTGGTCTTCGAGGTCCACTATGATGCTGCCGAGCGCGGATCGATCCGCTACGCGCTGGCCGCGCTCAAGGGCGTTGGCCGGCAGGCCGTAGAGGCTTTGGTGGCGGCAAGGGGCGACACGCCGTTCCGTGATCTCGGTGATTTCGCGCGCCGCTTCAATCCCAAGCTCGTCAACAAGCGCACGCTGGAAGCTCTGATTTCGGCCGGCGCCTTTGATGAACTCGAACCGGATCGGGCGCGCAGCTTCGCGGCCATCGACGCGATCACCGCGATCGCGGCGCGTACCGTGGCGGCCGAGGCCGATGGACAAAACGATTTCTTCGGCGGGCCGACCTCCGCGCCGGAGCCCCTGCGCATCCCCACTTATGTGCCGTGGCTGCCGGCGGAGCGCCTGCAGCGGGAATACGACGCGGCCGGGTTCTTTCTCACGGGCCATCCGCTCGACGAATATGGCGCGCTGCTTGAAAAGCTGCGTGTGCAACGCTGGCTGGATTTCGCCAAGGCGGTGCGGGGCGGGGTCAACATGGGGCGGCTCGCCGCGACCGTGCTGGACCGGACCGAACGGCGCACGAAGAGCGGCTCGAAGATGGGTATCGTCAATCTGTCGGACCAGAGCGGGCATTTCGAGGCCATCATCTTCGCCGAGGGATTGTCGCATTTCCGTGATCTGCTGGAGCCGGGCAAGGCCGTGATCCTGCTGGTCCAGGCCTCCGCCGAGGGCGAGGAGGTGAGGGCGCGCATCCAGTCCGTCGAGCCGCTCGATTCCGCGGTTTCGAAACATCACAAAAGTCTGCGGATCTTCCTGCGTGACGAGGCGCCGCTTCCCATCGTCGCCGAAAGGCTGCGGGATCGCGGCGATGGCGACGTTTCGCTGGTTCTGATGCTGGAGGAGAAGCAGGAAGTCGAGGTGAAGCTCAAGGGGCGCTTTTCCACGACACCGCAGATGGCCAGCGCTATCCGGGCGATCCCCGGCGTCGTCCATGTGGAGATGCTGTAG
- a CDS encoding ATPase subunit of ABC transporter with duplicated ATPase domains yields MPASITLFNLSWHAPDGAPLFSDLNLSFGPERIGIVGRNGSGKTTLLRLIAGELRPSSGSIQSSGSLGVMRQDVQARAETLADLFDARSALAVLDRAEQGQADPDELAGADWTLPARIDAALLRCGLPLEPHVPLAALSGGQRTRAALAALIFAEPDVLLLDEPTNNLDRDGRRAVLDFVRGWRGGAIIVSHDRELLEAMDAIVELTTLGATRYGGSYGDYRARKAKDLEAAHHDLAAAERARAEIRRRAQQAVERKARRDSNGRKGRAKGDQPKILMDAARGRAEASGGANARLRDARGEMAEEALADARERIEVLQPLRMDMLTTGMPPGKTALRLDSVTGGYATERPVIRDLSLTLTGRERVAITGPNGSGKSTLLALITGQLKPQSGTIDRPVPLAFLDQDVSLLARDLSLRENFLHLNPETDENQCRAALARFRFRAEDAHQSAGSLSGGERLRAGLACTLGRPVPPALLILDEPTNHLDLDGIEALEMALCAFDGALLIVSHDERFLEGLALQRRVALGEIPG; encoded by the coding sequence ATGCCTGCTTCCATCACCCTGTTCAATCTGTCGTGGCACGCTCCTGACGGAGCGCCGCTTTTCTCAGATCTCAATCTAAGCTTCGGCCCCGAGCGTATCGGGATCGTCGGACGCAATGGCAGCGGCAAGACCACGCTGCTGCGGCTGATCGCGGGCGAGCTACGCCCCTCGTCCGGTTCCATCCAATCCTCCGGTAGCCTTGGCGTCATGCGTCAGGACGTGCAAGCGCGCGCCGAAACGCTCGCTGACCTCTTTGATGCGAGATCGGCCCTGGCAGTGCTCGACCGTGCTGAACAAGGTCAGGCCGATCCCGACGAACTGGCCGGCGCGGACTGGACATTGCCCGCCAGGATTGACGCGGCCCTCTTGCGCTGCGGCCTGCCGCTGGAGCCGCATGTGCCGCTGGCTGCGCTGTCGGGCGGGCAGCGCACCCGCGCAGCGCTGGCGGCATTGATCTTCGCTGAGCCTGACGTCCTCCTGCTCGATGAACCGACCAACAACCTGGATCGCGATGGACGCCGGGCTGTCCTGGACTTCGTCCGCGGCTGGCGCGGTGGCGCCATCATCGTCAGCCATGATCGCGAGCTTCTCGAAGCGATGGATGCCATCGTGGAACTGACGACGCTCGGCGCCACGCGATATGGCGGGAGCTATGGTGATTATCGCGCGCGAAAGGCCAAGGATCTCGAGGCTGCTCATCACGATCTTGCCGCCGCCGAAAGGGCACGCGCCGAGATCAGGCGTCGCGCGCAGCAGGCGGTCGAGCGCAAGGCGCGCAGGGATAGCAACGGACGGAAGGGGCGCGCCAAAGGCGACCAGCCGAAAATCCTGATGGACGCGGCCCGGGGGCGGGCCGAGGCTTCCGGCGGCGCGAATGCCCGCCTTCGTGATGCCCGGGGTGAGATGGCGGAGGAGGCCCTCGCCGATGCGCGCGAGAGAATCGAAGTGCTTCAGCCCCTGCGCATGGACATGCTCACGACGGGGATGCCGCCTGGCAAGACGGCTCTGCGGCTCGATTCCGTGACAGGCGGATATGCGACCGAGCGGCCTGTCATCCGTGACCTGTCCTTGACGCTGACCGGGCGCGAGCGCGTCGCGATCACAGGCCCGAACGGCAGTGGTAAATCCACTTTGCTTGCGCTGATTACGGGCCAGCTCAAGCCGCAGAGCGGGACGATCGATCGACCGGTGCCGCTGGCGTTTCTTGATCAGGATGTAAGTTTGCTCGCTCGCGATCTCTCCCTGCGCGAGAATTTCTTGCACCTGAACCCGGAGACGGACGAGAACCAGTGTCGGGCGGCCTTGGCGCGTTTTCGCTTCCGCGCCGAGGATGCGCACCAGAGCGCAGGCAGCCTCAGCGGAGGCGAGCGATTGCGAGCCGGGCTTGCCTGCACCCTGGGGCGGCCCGTCCCGCCTGCGCTTCTCATTCTGGATGAGCCGACCAATCACCTTGATCTGGATGGAATCGAGGCCCTGGAAATGGCTCTATGTGCCTTTGACGGTGCGCTTCTCATCGTCAGCCATGACGAGAGGTTTCTCGAGGGTCTCGCCTTGCAGCGACGCGTGGCGCTGGGCGAGATCCCGGGTTGA
- the rpsB gene encoding 30S ribosomal protein S2, with translation MALPDFSMRQLLEAGAHFGHQAHRWNPKMDQYIFGTRNNIHIIDLAQTVPAFYRALQAISDTVAAGGRVLFVGTKRQAADAVADAAKRSAQYYVNSRWLGGMLTNWKTISGSIQRLRKVDETLNGGASGLTKKERLMLSREREKLERALGGIKDMGGVPDLLFVIDTNKEQLAIKEAQRLGIPVAAIVDTNCDPDGITFPVPANDDAGRAIALYCDLVARAAIDGISRGHGDLGIDIGESEAPIVEDLPAADAAASDEVFERLGAPRGAPDDLTNLNGVGPELEKNLNEAGVFHYWQIAALAPADIAALDAELKLHGRIERDGWVAQARSLTDTAN, from the coding sequence ATGGCGCTTCCTGATTTCTCCATGCGGCAGCTTCTCGAAGCCGGTGCGCATTTCGGCCACCAGGCTCACCGCTGGAACCCGAAGATGGACCAGTACATCTTCGGCACACGCAACAACATCCACATCATCGATCTCGCCCAGACCGTGCCCGCGTTCTACCGCGCGCTGCAGGCGATTTCCGACACGGTGGCCGCCGGTGGCCGCGTGCTTTTCGTCGGCACGAAGCGCCAGGCCGCCGATGCGGTCGCGGACGCAGCCAAGCGTTCGGCCCAGTATTACGTGAATTCCCGTTGGCTCGGCGGCATGCTGACCAACTGGAAGACCATTTCCGGTTCGATCCAGCGCCTGCGCAAGGTCGACGAGACCCTGAACGGTGGCGCCTCCGGCCTCACCAAGAAGGAGCGTCTGATGCTCTCGCGTGAGCGCGAGAAGCTTGAGCGCGCGCTCGGCGGTATCAAGGACATGGGCGGCGTGCCGGACCTCCTGTTCGTGATCGACACGAACAAGGAGCAGCTCGCCATCAAGGAAGCCCAGCGCCTCGGCATTCCGGTGGCGGCGATCGTCGACACCAACTGCGATCCCGACGGCATCACCTTCCCGGTTCCCGCCAATGACGACGCGGGCCGCGCCATCGCTCTCTATTGCGATCTCGTCGCTCGCGCTGCCATCGATGGCATCTCGCGCGGCCATGGCGACCTTGGTATCGATATCGGCGAATCGGAAGCTCCGATCGTCGAGGACCTGCCGGCTGCCGATGCGGCCGCCTCGGATGAGGTGTTCGAGCGTCTTGGCGCGCCGCGTGGCGCCCCCGATGACCTCACCAACCTCAACGGTGTCGGTCCTGAGCTCGAGAAGAACCTCAATGAGGCTGGCGTCTTCCACTACTGGCAGATCGCTGCTCTCGCGCCGGCCGATATCGCCGCGCTCGACGCCGAGCTTAAGCTGCATGGCCGTATCGAACGTGACGGCTGGGTGGCGCAGGCCCGTTCGCTGACCGATACGGCGAACTGA
- the tsf gene encoding protein chain elongation factor EF-Ts: MASISAAMVKELRDKTGAGMMDCKTALTETGGDVEAAVDWLRKKGLSKAAKKSGRVAAEGLVAVALAGNKGVVVEINSETDFVARNEQFQQLARTIAQVALDTGTDIEAVKAAAYPGGGTVQDALSSAIATIGENMTPRRAASLSVADGVVSAYLHNTSGEGLGRIGVIVALASTGNKDELSTLARQIAMHVAATNPVALDASGVPAETVEREKAILADKHAGKPANVIEKIVDSGIKTYFKEVTLLEQPFIHDQSKTISQVLKEAEGRLGTPVKLEGFVRYGLGEGIEKEEADFAAEVAAAAGSQG; encoded by the coding sequence ATGGCCAGCATTAGCGCGGCGATGGTGAAAGAGCTCCGCGACAAGACCGGCGCGGGCATGATGGATTGCAAGACGGCGCTCACGGAGACGGGCGGCGACGTCGAGGCGGCGGTGGATTGGCTGCGCAAGAAGGGCCTTTCGAAGGCCGCGAAGAAGTCCGGCCGCGTGGCGGCTGAAGGCCTCGTCGCGGTGGCACTCGCCGGTAACAAGGGCGTCGTCGTCGAGATCAACTCGGAGACCGACTTCGTGGCGCGCAACGAGCAGTTCCAGCAGCTCGCCCGCACCATCGCGCAGGTCGCACTCGACACCGGCACCGACATCGAGGCCGTGAAGGCTGCTGCCTATCCCGGCGGCGGCACGGTGCAGGATGCTCTGTCGAGCGCCATCGCCACCATCGGCGAGAACATGACCCCCCGGCGCGCGGCGAGCCTTTCGGTTGCCGACGGCGTGGTCTCCGCCTATCTGCACAACACGTCCGGCGAGGGCCTCGGCCGCATCGGCGTGATCGTGGCGCTTGCGTCGACCGGCAACAAGGACGAGCTTTCCACTCTCGCCCGTCAGATCGCCATGCATGTCGCGGCGACCAACCCGGTGGCGCTCGACGCCAGCGGCGTTCCGGCCGAGACAGTCGAGCGTGAGAAGGCGATCCTTGCCGACAAGCACGCCGGCAAGCCGGCCAATGTCATCGAGAAGATCGTCGACAGCGGCATCAAGACCTACTTCAAGGAAGTGACGCTGCTGGAGCAGCCCTTCATCCACGATCAGTCCAAGACGATCTCTCAGGTCCTCAAAGAGGCCGAGGGACGGCTCGGAACTCCCGTCAAGCTCGAGGGCTTCGTCCGCTACGGTTTGGGCGAAGGCATCGAGAAAGAGGAAGCCGATTTCGCCGCCGAAGTGGCGGCGGCGGCGGGAAGCCAAGGCTGA
- the pyrH gene encoding UMP kinase, with protein sequence MRIKRALIKLSGEVLAGTAGAGLNGETLTQIAADIATAAKKGHEIAIVVGGGNFFRGVQGLTKGLDRPTADSIGMLGTVMNALALEHAIEAAGVPARAMSAVPMPSLCESYARRRALDHLAHGKVVVLGGGLGSPYFTTDTPAVLRAAELDCQALLKATNVDGVYTADPKKDPTASRFDSLTHDEAIARNLKVMDTAAFALAREAGLPIVVFSILDAGAIGHVLEGSGRATIVAP encoded by the coding sequence ATGCGGATCAAACGGGCGCTCATCAAACTGTCGGGCGAGGTTTTGGCCGGAACTGCCGGTGCCGGCTTGAACGGCGAGACGCTGACTCAGATCGCGGCCGACATCGCGACGGCGGCCAAGAAGGGCCACGAGATTGCGATTGTCGTCGGCGGCGGCAATTTTTTCCGCGGTGTGCAAGGGCTCACCAAGGGGCTAGACCGGCCGACTGCCGATTCCATCGGCATGCTCGGCACCGTGATGAACGCGCTGGCGCTGGAACACGCGATCGAGGCGGCTGGCGTTCCCGCCCGCGCCATGTCGGCCGTGCCGATGCCATCGCTCTGTGAGAGCTATGCGCGGCGTCGCGCGCTCGATCACCTTGCCCATGGCAAGGTCGTGGTTCTCGGCGGCGGCCTGGGCAGTCCCTATTTCACCACCGATACGCCAGCCGTGCTGCGGGCGGCGGAGCTCGACTGTCAGGCCCTGCTCAAGGCGACCAACGTGGACGGCGTCTATACCGCCGACCCGAAGAAGGATCCGACGGCATCGCGCTTCGACAGCCTGACCCATGACGAGGCGATTGCCCGCAACCTCAAGGTCATGGATACAGCGGCTTTCGCGTTGGCGCGCGAAGCAGGCCTGCCGATCGTCGTCTTTTCCATTCTCGACGCCGGCGCCATCGGCCATGTGCTCGAAGGCAGCGGCCGCGCGACCATCGTGGCGCCCTGA
- a CDS encoding hypothetical protein (Evidence 5 : Unknown function) — protein sequence MTRRLPATSRSWIQRLSRWRAKQACRSSSFPFSTPAPSAMCSKAAAARPSWRPEHRAGHKLLEQTAIGFGALWIFSIAGAIPKCRMLAGGVVIAAPGMPRRLIPTD from the coding sequence ATGACGAGGCGATTGCCCGCAACCTCAAGGTCATGGATACAGCGGCTTTCGCGTTGGCGCGCGAAGCAGGCCTGCCGATCGTCGTCTTTTCCATTCTCGACGCCGGCGCCATCGGCCATGTGCTCGAAGGCAGCGGCCGCGCGACCATCGTGGCGCCCTGAACACCGGGCCGGACATAAACTCCTTGAGCAGACGGCGATTGGATTCGGGGCGCTCTGGATTTTCTCGATCGCGGGCGCCATCCCGAAGTGCCGTATGCTTGCGGGCGGTGTGGTGATTGCCGCTCCCGGGATGCCCAGGCGGCTCATTCCCACGGACTAG
- the frr gene encoding ribosome-recycling factor — MTATSFDLSDVKRRMQGAVQAFRHDLGSLRTGRASPTLLDPLQIDAYGAVMPISQVATVSVPEPRLISVQVWDRSMVSAVEKAIRESDLGLNPQTEGQVIRLRIPEMNEQRRKEMVKVAHKYAEEGRVAARHVRRDGLDVLKKLVKDGNLSEDEQTRQADQVQKATDQTISEIDQLLVAKEKEILQV, encoded by the coding sequence ATGACTGCCACGTCTTTCGACCTTTCGGACGTCAAGCGGCGCATGCAGGGTGCCGTACAGGCCTTTCGTCACGACCTGGGAAGCCTCAGGACCGGCCGTGCCTCCCCGACGCTTCTTGATCCCCTGCAGATCGACGCTTACGGCGCGGTCATGCCGATCTCTCAGGTCGCGACGGTCAGCGTGCCGGAGCCTCGCCTGATCAGCGTGCAGGTCTGGGATCGCAGCATGGTCTCTGCCGTTGAGAAGGCTATTCGCGAATCTGACCTCGGTCTCAACCCGCAGACCGAGGGCCAGGTGATCCGCCTGCGCATTCCGGAGATGAATGAGCAGCGCCGCAAGGAGATGGTCAAAGTCGCCCATAAATATGCCGAGGAAGGGCGTGTCGCGGCGCGGCATGTGCGGCGCGACGGCCTCGACGTGTTGAAGAAGCTCGTCAAGGACGGCAACCTGAGCGAGGACGAGCAGACGCGGCAGGCGGACCAGGTGCAGAAGGCGACAGACCAGACGATCTCTGAGATCGACCAGCTTCTGGTCGCCAAGGAAAAAGAAATCCTGCAGGTCTGA
- the uppS gene encoding ditrans,polycis-undecaprenyl-diphosphate synthase ((2E,6E)-farnesyl-diphosphate specific): MSASPEKPARNPAGAGAPNTSMPPMPRHVAIIMDGNGRWAARRGLPRFEGHRRGMEALRNVVRIAGDLGISYLTVYGFSSENWSRPAAEIADLMGLLRHFVRRDLADLHRSNVRVRIIGTDEGLAPDLVGLLAEAENLTRNNTALTLVVAFNYGARQEITQAARRLASDVAAGRLAADDISVERFSETLNTADIPDPDLLIRTSGEQRLSNFLLWQAAYAELVFTPVLWPDFDRGSFEEALSEYQRRERRFGGLSSAAG, translated from the coding sequence ATGAGCGCGTCGCCTGAGAAGCCGGCCCGCAACCCCGCTGGGGCAGGGGCTCCCAACACGTCCATGCCTCCCATGCCGCGCCATGTGGCCATCATCATGGATGGTAACGGTCGCTGGGCCGCACGCAGGGGATTGCCGCGCTTCGAGGGGCATCGCCGTGGTATGGAGGCCCTGCGCAACGTTGTGCGTATCGCCGGCGATCTCGGCATTTCCTATCTGACGGTCTACGGCTTTTCCTCCGAGAACTGGAGCCGCCCCGCCGCCGAGATCGCGGATTTGATGGGTTTGTTGCGCCATTTCGTGAGACGGGATCTCGCCGATCTCCATCGCAGCAACGTCCGTGTCCGCATTATCGGGACGGATGAGGGCCTTGCCCCCGATCTCGTCGGGCTTCTGGCCGAGGCGGAAAATCTCACGCGCAACAACACCGCGCTAACGCTGGTGGTCGCTTTCAACTATGGGGCGCGCCAGGAAATAACACAGGCCGCGCGCCGGCTTGCGTCGGATGTCGCCGCTGGCCGCCTGGCGGCCGACGACATTTCGGTGGAGCGTTTCTCGGAGACGCTGAACACTGCGGATATTCCTGATCCCGATCTCCTCATCCGCACCTCCGGCGAGCAACGCCTGTCGAATTTTCTGCTGTGGCAGGCAGCCTATGCGGAGCTCGTTTTCACGCCGGTGCTCTGGCCGGACTTCGACCGGGGCTCCTTCGAGGAGGCCCTGTCGGAATATCAACGGCGCGAGCGTCGCTTCGGCGGACTGAGCAGCGCCGCAGGATGA
- a CDS encoding Phosphatidate cytidylyltransferase: protein MTKNNGTAPFERGHPARATSELTLRIASGFVLASVVLAATLWGGLPFVIIWAIAGGGVAYEWLALTEESAETRRTTRTIFGVLIAASALVLHWYGIGPALLLVAGAVVALIALDRRDAKRDLRASGLAYAAVIALVPVAARDTPFGLLTLLWMFGVVWGTDILAYACGRLIGGPKLWPRVSPKKTWSGFIGGVTAGTIIGWMVLTTPLTGGPAPMSVVAMIALSAAAAVLSQAGDLGESVLKRYLGVKDSGHIIPGHGGLMDRLDSFWAVSVFLGCALVVSSLWN from the coding sequence ATGACGAAAAATAACGGAACCGCGCCCTTCGAACGTGGACATCCGGCGAGAGCCACTTCCGAGTTGACGCTCAGGATCGCATCCGGCTTCGTTCTGGCCTCGGTTGTGCTCGCGGCTACCCTCTGGGGAGGGCTGCCCTTTGTCATCATCTGGGCAATCGCTGGCGGAGGAGTGGCCTATGAATGGCTCGCTCTGACGGAGGAGAGTGCGGAGACAAGACGTACAACGCGCACGATATTCGGTGTCCTGATAGCCGCATCGGCGCTCGTGCTTCATTGGTACGGAATTGGCCCCGCCCTCCTTCTTGTCGCAGGCGCGGTCGTCGCTCTCATTGCGCTGGATCGACGGGATGCGAAGAGAGACCTGCGGGCAAGCGGGCTCGCCTATGCCGCGGTTATCGCTCTGGTGCCCGTTGCGGCAAGGGACACGCCATTCGGCCTGTTGACGCTGTTATGGATGTTCGGTGTGGTCTGGGGCACCGATATCCTCGCCTATGCCTGCGGCCGGCTGATCGGCGGCCCCAAGCTCTGGCCCAGAGTGAGCCCCAAGAAGACCTGGTCCGGTTTTATCGGAGGCGTCACGGCCGGCACGATCATCGGATGGATGGTGCTCACGACGCCTCTCACCGGCGGGCCGGCGCCTATGTCGGTCGTGGCCATGATAGCCCTTTCAGCCGCCGCCGCCGTTCTCTCTCAGGCGGGTGATCTCGGTGAATCCGTTTTGAAGCGCTATCTGGGCGTCAAGGATTCCGGTCATATAATTCCGGGCCACGGCGGCCTGATGGATCGTCTGGACTCGTTCTGGGCGGTGTCTGTTTTCCTGGGCTGCGCCCTGGTGGTCAGCTCCCTGTGGAATTGA